Genomic segment of Neosynechococcus sphagnicola sy1:
GGTCGTCTCCCCCTGTACCACTTCGATCTCTATCGCCTTGATCCCCAGGAGGTGGGGTCACTGCAACCCGAGATTTACTGGGAAGGTGGGGAGGTTTTACCGGGAGTGGTTGCCATTGAGTGGGCTGAGCGCCTGCCCTATCGCCCCACAGATTACCTCAGGCTATGCCTCCGAGATGATCCAACAGCGGATCGCTCCCTACTCAATGCCCTAGAACCGAGTGGGCTGTCCGGCGGGAGTCGCCAGGTTGTGATGGCAGCCGTCGGGGCAATTTCTCTGGCATGGCTGGAGCAGTTTCGTCGCTCTGGGATGGGATCAGCTTGGTTGATTCAGGAGACGGACACTCCTCCGATACACTGAGAGAGGCATCCCTCTCAACCGATT
This window contains:
- the tsaE gene encoding tRNA (adenosine(37)-N6)-threonylcarbamoyltransferase complex ATPase subunit type 1 TsaE; its protein translation is MSLSPLNYRIPDAAAMRSLGNQLGQTYPPGIVLLLEGTLGSGKTTLVQGIGAGLGIIDAITSPTFTLICEYLEGRLPLYHFDLYRLDPQEVGSLQPEIYWEGGEVLPGVVAIEWAERLPYRPTDYLRLCLRDDPTADRSLLNALEPSGLSGGSRQVVMAAVGAISLAWLEQFRRSGMGSAWLIQETDTPPIH